A genomic stretch from Onychostoma macrolepis isolate SWU-2019 chromosome 02, ASM1243209v1, whole genome shotgun sequence includes:
- the LOC131552089 gene encoding gastrula zinc finger protein XlCGF49.1-like, whose product MEFVKEEREDTVPETRGTRDEETEQKDLKEEESEETSEDETESDVQSEWEEESEELGEAEEESEEELNKNSSKKKVSQKRKSCTCRECGRSFTCKRSLMEHMRIHTGETPFSCSHCGKMFKYKGSLTDHVRIHTGEKPFKCTHCGRRFTHRTSLSGHVKIHTGEKPFTCQQCGKGFRSKSRYNDHLKTHSGVKPFICLQCGKGFSLALHLRSHEMVHREVKPYHCAPCGRSFTKYLFLKDI is encoded by the exons ATGGAGTTTGTTAAAGAGGAACGTGAAGACACTGTTCCAGAAACACGCGGAACCAGAGACGAAGAAACCGAACAGAAAG accTGAAGGAAGAGGAAAGTGAAGAAACGAGTGAAGATGAAACAGAAAGTGATGTACAGAGTGAATGGGAAGAGGAAAGTGAAGAACTGGGTGAAGCTGAAGAGGAAAGTGAAGAAGAACTGAATAAAAACTCTTCTAAAAAGAAAGTGTCTCAAAAAAGAAAGTCGTGCACCTGTCGTGAGTGTGGAAGGAGTTTCACGTGTAAAAGAAGCCTGATGGagcacatgagaattcacaccggagagaCGCCTTTCTCCTGCAGTCACTGTGGAAAGATGTTTAAATACAAAGGAAGCCTGACAGATCACGTAAGaatccacaccggagagaaaccgTTCAAGTGCACTCACTGTGGAAGGAGATTCACACACAGAACAAGCCTTTCAGGACACGTGAAgatccacaccggagagaaaccTTTCACATGCCAGCAGTGCGGGAAGGGTTTTAGATCTAAATCAAGATACAATGATCACTTAAAAACTCACTCTGGTGTGAAGCCCTTCATCTGTCTTCAGTGCGGGAAAGGTTTTAGTTTGGCTTTACACCTGAGATCACACGAGATGGTTCACAGAGAAGTGAAGCCGTATCACTGCGCTCCATGCGGGAGGAGTTTCACCAAGTATCTGTtcttaaaagacatttaa